The proteins below come from a single Miscanthus floridulus cultivar M001 chromosome 1, ASM1932011v1, whole genome shotgun sequence genomic window:
- the LOC136489898 gene encoding uncharacterized protein isoform X2 codes for MARTRSWPGATPVRVTSWSGAWPGRARSSPVVRGLLATADAGPSSILAEGDAEPSGLLSGIAKMSLQLAGTMPGASGSRQSAPLVPTPALLWKSGGRREEKKALEAQCL; via the exons ATGGCGCGGACGAGATCCTGGCCGGGGGCGACGCCGGTCCGGGTGACCTCCTGGTCGGGGGCGTGGCCAGGGCGGGCGAGATCCTCGCCGGTGGTGCGCGGCCTCCTGGCCACGGCCGACGCCGGGCCGAGTAGCATCCTGGCCGAGGGCGACGCCGAGCCGAGCGGCCTCCTGTCCGGGATCGCGAAGATGAGCCTCCAACTCGCCGGAACCATGCCAGGCGCATCAGGCTCGCGGCAGAGTGCCCCACTGGTTCCCACTCCAGCCCTGCTCTGGAAGTCTGGAGGAAGACGAGAG GAAAAGAAGGCCCTCGAGGCACAATGCCTATGA
- the LOC136489898 gene encoding uncharacterized protein isoform X1, with protein sequence MARTRSWPGATPVRVTSWSGAWPGRARSSPVVRGLLATADAGPSSILAEGDAEPSGLLSGIAKMSLQLAGTMPGASGSRQSAPLVPTPALLWKSGGRREICSQQLLHTTADLAVQEKKALEAQCL encoded by the exons ATGGCGCGGACGAGATCCTGGCCGGGGGCGACGCCGGTCCGGGTGACCTCCTGGTCGGGGGCGTGGCCAGGGCGGGCGAGATCCTCGCCGGTGGTGCGCGGCCTCCTGGCCACGGCCGACGCCGGGCCGAGTAGCATCCTGGCCGAGGGCGACGCCGAGCCGAGCGGCCTCCTGTCCGGGATCGCGAAGATGAGCCTCCAACTCGCCGGAACCATGCCAGGCGCATCAGGCTCGCGGCAGAGTGCCCCACTGGTTCCCACTCCAGCCCTGCTCTGGAAGTCTGGAGGAAGACGAGAG ATTTGTTCACAACAACTACTACACACTACAGCTGATTTGGCTGTGCAGGAAAAGAAGGCCCTCGAGGCACAATGCCTATGA